GGGGAGTCCGATGCGGTGGAGCGGGTCAGCGCCGTGCAGGGCGACGCCGACACCTTCGCGGCATCCGTCACACCCGGGTCCATCGACCTGCTCTGCTGCCACGGCACCCTCGAGTACGTCGAGGACCCCGCGGCCACCCTCACCCGGGTCGCCGAGGTGCTCGCCCCGGGCGGCCACCTGTCCCTCGTGACCGCGCAGCGCATCGCCGCCGTGCTGGCCCGCGCCATCGCCGGACGGTTCGACCAGGCCACCGCCGCGCTGACCAGCGCCGACGGTCGTTGGGGGGAGGACGACCCGATGCCGCGCCGCCTCGACCGCGCCGACGTGGCCGACATGCTCAGCCGAGCCGGGTTCACCACGCTCGACGCCCGCGGCGTACGCATCTTCAGCGACCTCGTCCCGTACGAGTACGTCGACACCGATGCCGACCGGCAGGCGCTGCTGGAGCTCGAGGAGCTCGCAGCCGGCGACCGCCGGATGGGCCTGTCCGCGCTGGGCGCCGCGGTCCACGTCATCGCCCGCCGCGACTGATCGGGTCACGATGAGCCGGCGTCAGTTCCGGCCGCCACCACGGGGCGGCCAGAGCCCCCCGGACGACACCGGGTGCACTGTCCTGCACGTCGACATGGACGCCTTCTTCGCCGGTGCCTCCCTGCTCGCGCGCCCCGACCTCGTCGGGACCCCGGTGATCGTCGGAGGTGGTCACCGTGGCGTGGTCCTCTCCGCGACCTACGAGGCCCGTGCCTTCGGCGTGACCTCGGCGATGCCCATGGGCCGGGCGCGCCGCCTGTGCCCCCAGGCGACCATCCTGCCCCCGGATCACGAGCTGTACGCCCGCATCTCCCAGTCGGTGATGGCGACCTTCGCCGACATCACCCCCTACGTCGAGCCGCTCAGCCTCGACGAGGCCTTCCTCGACGTCGCCGGGGCCGTGCGCCTCATGGGTTCCCCCGCGATGATCGCCCAGCGCATCCGCGACACCGTCGCCGACGAGCAGGGGGTCACCTGCTCGGTCGGAGTCGCCAGCACCAAGTTCGTCGCCAAGCTGGCCTCGTCCCTGGCCAAGCCGGACGGCCTGCTCGTCATCCCCGCGGCCGAGGTCGTCACCTTCGTCCAGCAGCTGCCGGTGGCCGCCCTGTGGGGCGTGGGCGACAAGACCGAGGAGTCCCTGGCCCGACTGGGTCTGAAGACCGTCGCCGACATCGCCCACACCCCACGGGAGACCCTCGTGCGTGCCCTCGGGAACGCGACCGGTTCGCACCTGCACGACCTCGCCTGGGGTCGCGACCCACGGTCCGTCGAGCCCGTGCGTCGCGAGCGCAGCATCGGCAACGAGCGCACCTACGGCCACGACGTCGACGACCCGGAGGTCGTCCACCGCACCCTGCTCGGTCTGAGCGAGAAGACCGCGAGCCGGTTGCGGGCAGCCGGCCTGGTCGGTCGGACGGTGAGCATCAAGGTGCGCTTCGCGGACTTCACGACGATCAGCCGGTCCCGCTCCCTTCGCGACCCGACCGATGTCTCCCGGGACATCGCCGCGATGGCTCGCGATCTCTACGACGCCCTCGGGCTGCAGCGCGCCCGCATCCGACTCATCGGTGTGCGCGTCGAACAGCTGAGCGAGGCAGCGTCCACACCGGTCCAGGTCGCCCTCGACGAACCCGAGCACGGATGGCGCGAGGCCGACCGGGCGATCGATCGCGCGAGCGCCCGATTCGGTGCCGGAAGCGTGCGTCCGGCGAGTCTCCTGAGGGCTGGTGACGACGACCGCGGCCGCCCATCTACCGCAAGCCCGGGGAGCGACCTAGAATGAAAGAACCACGGCGGGGTACCTGTTGTGGCGACACGGGTCACCGGGCCCGTCGGAAGGAAGCGTTGGGAGGTCACCGTGGCGCTGTCTGAGCGTGAGCGGCAGATGCTCGAGGAGATGGAAGAGGCCATCCGGGCCGAGGACCCTCGCTTTGCATCGCAGATGAAGGGCCGCAGGTCGGGTCCGGGCGGGACC
The DNA window shown above is from Janibacter sp. A1S7 and carries:
- a CDS encoding methyltransferase domain-containing protein, translated to MNDERGWSRSSGVEANMRTAAVWSQLHELSESRRRELGRALRVLDLGGGTGGLAVALAEQGHTVTVVDPNPDALASLARRAGESDAVERVSAVQGDADTFAASVTPGSIDLLCCHGTLEYVEDPAATLTRVAEVLAPGGHLSLVTAQRIAAVLARAIAGRFDQATAALTSADGRWGEDDPMPRRLDRADVADMLSRAGFTTLDARGVRIFSDLVPYEYVDTDADRQALLELEELAAGDRRMGLSALGAAVHVIARRD
- the dinB gene encoding DNA polymerase IV, with amino-acid sequence MSRRQFRPPPRGGQSPPDDTGCTVLHVDMDAFFAGASLLARPDLVGTPVIVGGGHRGVVLSATYEARAFGVTSAMPMGRARRLCPQATILPPDHELYARISQSVMATFADITPYVEPLSLDEAFLDVAGAVRLMGSPAMIAQRIRDTVADEQGVTCSVGVASTKFVAKLASSLAKPDGLLVIPAAEVVTFVQQLPVAALWGVGDKTEESLARLGLKTVADIAHTPRETLVRALGNATGSHLHDLAWGRDPRSVEPVRRERSIGNERTYGHDVDDPEVVHRTLLGLSEKTASRLRAAGLVGRTVSIKVRFADFTTISRSRSLRDPTDVSRDIAAMARDLYDALGLQRARIRLIGVRVEQLSEAASTPVQVALDEPEHGWREADRAIDRASARFGAGSVRPASLLRAGDDDRGRPSTASPGSDLE